A section of the Planctomycetaceae bacterium genome encodes:
- a CDS encoding sigma-70 family RNA polymerase sigma factor — protein MEKTAEHNNNSVDEQELLRRYISGDKDAFQEIVKRYKDPLYAFLRRFLNQQQLVEETFQETFLQLYRSRHTFEKDKPLRPWLFTIAANKARDALRKQQRHDTVSIGAMSDSADLSVDDVVNSLTSYEITPYDEAAKTEQAENVRKIISEMPENLREILILSYFEQFSYKQMADILSIPIGTVKSRLHTAIVYFTKKWKLSTSNEN, from the coding sequence ATGGAAAAAACGGCGGAACATAATAATAATAGCGTTGATGAGCAGGAGTTGCTCCGCAGGTATATTTCCGGCGACAAGGATGCATTTCAGGAAATCGTAAAACGCTATAAAGACCCGCTTTACGCATTTTTGAGACGATTTTTGAATCAGCAGCAGCTTGTCGAAGAGACATTTCAGGAAACATTTTTACAGCTTTATCGCAGCCGGCATACTTTTGAAAAAGACAAGCCGTTGCGGCCATGGCTTTTCACAATTGCCGCCAATAAGGCTCGCGACGCTCTCCGCAAACAGCAGCGGCACGACACCGTGTCCATCGGAGCAATGAGCGATTCAGCCGATTTAAGCGTTGATGATGTTGTAAACTCTTTAACTTCTTATGAAATAACGCCTTATGATGAAGCCGCAAAAACAGAACAAGCTGAAAATGTACGGAAAATAATATCGGAAATGCCGGAAAATCTGCGAGAAATTTTAATTTTATCGTATTTTGAGCAATTTTCTTACAAACAAATGGCGGACATTTTGAGTATACCAATAGGAACGGTCAAGAGCCGACTGCATACAGCGATAGTATATTTTACCAAAAAATGGAAGTTGTCCACTTCGAATGAGAATTAG